TTCGCCACGTCGTTCCTGCCGAACGCCGGCACCGATGTCAGCGGCGCCACATTCCAGCCAGAAAAGGGGCGCCAGTACGAAGTGGGCATCAAGTTCGACATGCCCGCCAAAACCGGCCTGCTGACGCTGGCCGCGTTCGACCTGACACGCACCAATGTGCTCAGCAGCGATCCGGTCAATACGGGTTTCAGCATGGCCGTCGGCGAACAGCGCTCGCGCGGGCTGGAAGTGGAACTGACACAGGATCTCGGCAATGGCCTCAGCGTGTCGGCGGCCTATGCCTACATCGCAAGCGAAGTCACCGAGGACACCACGGCCGCCAACGTCGGAAAGCCGCTGAACAGCGTGCCCCGGCACAGCTTCTCGGTCTGGAGCCAGTATCGCTTGCGTGGGGCGCTGGCCGGCTGGTATGTCGGTGCCGGCCTGCGCGGCGAGAGCGCCAAGCGCGGCTACAGCTTCAACTACACCGTGCCGGGCTACACGGTGGCCGATCTTGCCGTCGGGTACGTGGCATCGCACTGGCGCGCGGCATTCAACGTCAAGAACGTGTTCGACAAGATGTACTACGCGGGAGGCCTGAACAACAACGTGTTGCCCGTGGGCAATCCGCGGGTAGCCATGCTCAACGTGACGATGAACTATTGAGCCCGGGAACGAGGTGGTGTCTCGCCTGCCATGCGAAACACCACCATCCTTCCGGTCAGACGGATGCTGGCTCCAATATCTGCCCGCCCCCATAGCTCGACTGCACCGGCACCTGCCCGCCCACCGTCATCCTGATCGCGCAATACTTGAACTCGGGAATCTTGCCGAACGGGTCCAGCGCCGCGTTGGTCAGCTTGTTGATCGCCGCTTCGTAGTAGCAGAACGGCACGAACACGGCGCCGCGCGGCGTGCCGGCATCGGCGCGCGCATACAGCGTGACTTCGCCGCGGCGCGACGATAGCGTGACCACATCCCCGGGCTTGCCGCCCATTGCATCGAGATCCAGCGGATGCACCAGCGCCACCGGGTCCGGCTCGATCGCATCGAGCACGCCGGCGCGACGCGTCATGCTGCCGGTATGCCAGTGCTCCAGCTGGCGCCCGGTGATCAGCACCATCGGGTAGTCCGCATCAGGGCGCTCCGCCGCCGGAATGATGTCCGCGGGCACGAAACGGCCACGGCCGCTTTCGGTCGGGAAGCTGTCCGTGAAAATCACGGGCTCGCCCGGATCGCCCTCTTCCTTGCACGGATACGTCACCGCATGTTCGCGCTCCAGCCGCTCCCAGGTCACGCCGCCGATGCTCGGCATTGCCTGCCGCATCTCGTTGAACACGTCCACCACGCTGTCATAGTGCCAGTCCAGCCCGAGCTGTGCCGCCATCTGCCGGATGATCCACAGGTCCTGCCGCGCCTGCCCCGGCGGGTCGAGCGCCTGCCGCCCGAGCTGCACCGTGCGGTCGGTGTTGGTGAAGGTGCCGGTCTTCTCCGGGAACGCCGATGCCGGCAGCACCACGTCCGCCAGGTACGCCGTCTCGGTCAGGAAGATGTCCTGCACCACGAGGTGGTCGAGCGATGCCAGCGCCTCGCGCGCATGCTCGGCGTCGGGGTCGGACATCGCCGGGTTTTCGCCCATGATGTACATGCCGCGCACTTCGCCGCGCTCGATCGCCTGCATGACCTCCACCACGGTCAGGCCCGGCTGGCGGTCCAGCGGCATGCCCCATAGCGCTTCGAAGCTGGCGATCGCCACCGGATCGTCGACGCGCCGGTAGTCGGGATACATCATCGGGATCAGCCCCGCGTCGGAGGCGCCCTGCACGTTGTTCTGCCCGCGCAGCGGATGCAGCCCGGTGCCGGGCCGTCCGATCTGGCCGGTCATCAGCGCCAGGGCGATCAGGCAGCGGGCGTTGTCGGTGCCGTGCACGTGCTGCGAAACGCCCATGCCCCAAAGAATCATCGAGCTCTTCGAGGTTGCATAGAGCCGGGCGACTTCGCGGATGGTTTCGGCGTCGATGCCGCAGATCGGCGCCATCAGCTCGGGACTGTACGCGGCAACGTTGCGCTGCAGTTCGTCGAAGCCGATGGTGCGGCTGTCGATGAAATCGCGGTCCACCAGGCCCTCGTTGACGATCACATGCATCATCGCGTTGAGCAGCGCCACGTCGGCATCGGGCTTGAACTGCAGGAAGCGCCAGGCGAAGCGCGCCAGGTCGGAGCGGCGCGGATCGGCCACGATCAGCCTGGTGCCGTTCTTCACGGCGTTCTTGATCCAGCTTGCCGCGACCGGATGGTTCACGGTCGGGTTGGCGCCGATCACGATCACGACCTCGGCCTTGTCGACATCCATCACCGGATTCGACACCGCGCCCGAGCCGATGCCTTCCAGCAGCGCCGCCACCGACGAGGCATGGCACAGCCGCGTGCAATGGTCGACGTTGTTGCTGCCAAAGCCGGTGCGCACCAGCTTCTGGAACAGGTAGGCTTCTTCGTTGCTGCCCTTGGCCGAGCCGAAGCCCGCCAGCGCGCGCTTGCCATGCGTGTCGCGGATCTGCGCGAGCCTGCCGCCGGCGAGCGCCAGCGCCTCTTCCCAGCTGGCTTCGCGGAACACGTCCATCACATGGTCGGGATCCATGACGAAATCACCGCGCTTGGGCACGCCTTCGCGGCGCACCAGCGGCACGGTCAGCCGCTGCGGGTGCTGCACGTAGTCGAAGCCGTAGCGGCCCTTCACGCACAGCCGCTGGTGGTTGGCGGGGCCGTCGCGGCCTTCCACGAACAGGATGCGGTTGTCCTTGACGTTGTAGGTCAGCTGGCAGCCCACGCCGCAGTACGGGCACACCGATTCGACCTGCTTGTCGGGCACGGCCAGGGCCACGTCGCGCGCCGGCATCAGCGCGCCGGTCGGGCACGCCTGCACGCATTCGCCGCAGGCGACGCAGGTGGAAGCGCCCATGGGGTCGTCCATGTCGAACACGATGCGGGCCTGATCGCCGCGCAAGGCCAGTCCGATCACGTCGTTGACCTGCTCGTCACGGCAGGCGCGCAGGCAGCGGGTGCACTGGATACAGGCATCGAGGTTGACGGCGATGGCCGGGTGCGACAGGTCAGCCGCCACGCGCTCGCGCGGCGCAAAGCGCGGCTTGCCTACCTCCAGCTTCGTCGCCCACTGGTCGAGTTCGTTGTGGCGCGTGTATTCCGCTTCCGGCATGTCCGACTGCAGCAGCTCCAGCACGGTGCGCTGGGCGCGGCGGGCGCGTTCTGATTCGGTCTGGACCTGCATGCCCTCGGCGGGATAGCGGCAGCAGGACGGGGCCAGCACGCGCTCGCCCTGGATCTCGACCATGCAGGCGCGGCAGTTGCCCGCGGCTTCGAGGCCGTCCTTGTAGCACAGGTGCGGGACGTCGAAGCCCTCGCGCTGCGCCACCCTGAGCAGGCTTTCGCCGGGTTGCGCGGTGACTTCACGGCCGTTGAGCGTGAAGGTGACGGCCGGCTCGGCGGATTCGACAAGCGCGCGTTCGGCGCGGGTCAGTGCATTCATGTCAGTCTCTCACGCGAGTTCGTGCGGGAAGTACTTGATCACGCAGTCGACGGGATTGGGCGCGGCCTGCCCCAGCCCGCAGATCGATGCATCGCGCATCACCGCGGACAGGTCGTCCAGCGCGGCGAGGTCCCACTTCGGCTGGTGGATCAGGTCGAGGGCCTTGGCTGTGCCGGTGCGGCACGGCGTGCATTGCCCGCACGACTCATGCTTGAAGAAGTGCATCAGGTTGCGCGCCGCCTGCGTGGCGCTGTCGTGGTCCGACAGGATCACCACCGCGGCCGAGCCGATAAAGCAGCCGTACGGCTGCAGCGTGTCGAAATCGAGCGGGATATTGCCCAGCGACGCGGGCAGGATGCCGCCCGACGCGCCGCCCGGCAGGTAGGCGTAGAAGGCATGGCCGTCGAGCATGCCGCCGCAGTATTCGTCGATCAGCTCGCGCACGGAGATGCCCGCGGGCGCCAGGTGAACGCCCGGCTTCTTCACGCGTCCGGATACCGAGAACGAGCGCAAGCCCTTGCGCCCGTTGCGTCCCTGCGCGGCGAACCACTCCGCGCCCTTCTCGATGATGTCGCGCACCCAGTACAGGGTCTCGAAGTTGTGCTCGAGCGTGGGCCGGCCGAACAGGCCCACCTGCGCCACATATGGCGGGCGCAGCCGCGGCATGCCGCGCTTGCCTTCGATCGACTCGATCATCGCCGACTCTTCGCCGCAGATATACGCGCCTGCACCGCGGCGCAGCTCGATCGCGGGCAGGCCGGGAATGGGCGGGTCGTCGCGCAGCTGCTGCAGTGCCTCGGCCAGCAACGCACGGCAGCCGGCGTATTCGTCGCGCAGGTAGATATAGATCGCCGACACGTTCACGACCGTCGCCGCGATCAGCATGCCTTCCAGGAAGCGGTGCGGATCGCGCTCCAGGTAGACGCGGTCCTTGAAGGTGCCAGGCTCGCCTTCATCGATGTTCACGGCCATCAGGCGCGGTGCGGCTTCCTTCTGCACGATGCGCCATTTGCGGCCGGTGGGGAAGCCCGCGCCGCCCAGGCCGCGCAGGCCGGAATCTTCCATCGTGCAGAGCACGGCGGCGGGATCGAGGGTGCCGTCGGCCAGCGACTGCAGCAACCCATAGCCGCCGGCTGCACGGTACGCGCCGTAGCCGATATGGGGCTCGGGCTCGTGACGCACGGCCCCGGCCTGCACCGCGGCGGCCACCGTGTCGGCGGTGGCACCGTCCACGGGATTCTGTCCGACCAGTGCCGCGGGCGCCTTCTCGCAACGGCCGATGCAGGGGGCTGCGATCACGCGCACGTCGGTGCCGAGCAAGGCGGGCAGCTTGTCGATCAGCGCGCGGGCACCGGCCAGTTCGCAGGCGATGCCCTCGCAAACGCGCACCGTCAGCGCGGGCGGCGCCGCGATCTGTCCGTCCGCATCCTCGCGCACCACGTCGAAATGGTGGTAGAAGGTGGCGACCTCGTACACCTCGGTCATCGATAGCCTCAGCTCGCTCGCGAGCGCGACCAGGTGGGGCATCGCAAGCTGGCCATAGCGGTCGTTGATGCAATGCAGGTGTTCGATCAGCAGGTCGCGGCGGCGCGGCATGTCGCCCAGCGCCACGCGCACTTCGGCCAGCGCGGCCGCGTCGACCTGGCGGCCCTTGGGCTGGCGGCGCTTGCGCTGCCGGCCGAGCCCGGTCGCCTCAAGGGGGATGACAACCTGGTTCATGGCGGTGCCTGGATCTTTTGTGGATGTCGGAAGGCCGATCAGGAAGGTGCCTCGCGGGCCACCCTCCTGTCGTGCTTCATTTTTCTCGTATTGTGCTACCGGGGCGGGTGCCCGTGCAGGTATCGCGGCCGCCCGCCCCGGCTACTACCGGCGCCCGCAGGCGCCGCAAGGCTCTCTTCATCAGGTCAGGTCTTCCGGCACGGTACGGTAGCCCATCGGTGCCGAGGTATTGGCGTGGACATACTTGCGGGCATGGGCTTCGCGCATTGGCTTGAGCACGAACAGCGCCATGATCGCAGTCAATGCCGCCATGCCCGAGGCCACCATGAAGACCGCATGCCAGCTGCCCGTGGCGGCCGTGATCACGCTGGAGAACGGCACCAGCAGCGCGGCCGTGCCCTTGGCGGTGTACAGCAGGCCGGCGTTGGTCGCGGCAAACTTCGGCCCGAAGGTGTCGCCGCAGGTGGCCGGGAACAGGCTGTAGATCTCACCCCAGGCGAAGAACACCACGCCGGTCAGGATCACGAAGGCAACCGGATGGTGGCCGTACTTCGACAGCAGCAGGATACCGACGGCCTCGACCCCGAAGGCAAAGAACATGGTGCGTTCGCGGCCGATATGGTCGGAGATCCAGCCGAAGAACGGTCGCGTCAGGCCGTTGAGCACGCGGTCGATGGTCAGTGCGAAGGTCAGCGCGGGCAAGGTCAGGCCAAGGATCGAGATCGGGGCCTCGTGCAGGCCGAAGTCCTTGGCGATCGGACCGAGCTGGGCGGTGGCCATCAGGCCGCCGGCGGCCATCATCACGAACATCGCGTACATGACCCAGAAGATCGGCGACTTCAGCACCTCGCGCGGCGAAGCGTTGTAGGTGGCGGCAGCCTTCAGCGTGGTCTTGACCTCGCTCAGGATCTTGGCCGACGGCGGGAACAGGGCCATGCCCAGGATGAACACGACCAGGCCCTGGCCAAGACCGAACCACAGGAACGCGGCTTCATAGCCCGACGTCTTGATCATGTTGGCGATGGGCACCACGGTCAGCGCGGAGCCCGCGCCAAACCCGGCCGCCGTGATCCCTGCCGCCAGCCCACGGCGATTGGGGAACCACTTCAGCGCGTTACCCACGCAAGTGCCATACACAGCGCCAGCACCCAGGCCGCCGATTGCCGCCGCGACGTACAGCATCGGCAGCGAGGATGCCACCGAGTTCAGCGCCCAGGCAACGGCGCAGAGCAGGCCGCCGCCCACCACTACCGGGCGCGGGCCGTACTTGTCGACGAGGTAGCCCTCGATCGGTACCAGCCAGGTTTCCGTCACGACGAAGATGGTGAATGCCACCTGGATCGCGGTGCGGCCCCAGTGGTATTTATCGTCGATCGGGTTGACGAACAGCGTCCAGCCGTACTGCATGTTGGCGATCATTGCCATGCAGATTACGCCGAAGACCAATTGCACCCACGGCGACGCAAAGCGCGACGTGGACTCCCTTTGCTGCAGTTCCATGATGTCTCCTTATAGCGGCATGCCGCCAAGGTGGAAGATTGGGCGCCTGAAGACGCCTCTGCGTGACTCTCGGTCTCGAACAGCTTAGCCGTTCTAGTGCTATACGGTATGTGATATATCAACCAAGTCAAGCGTATTTGTTGCGGCTCTGCAGCAAACTCTGTCCGCAACCTGCGCCGGGCTGCTCGATGCTGCCGCGCCACTATTGCGCGCGTTGCATCAAAGACCGTGCCTCTGGTACCGGGAATCCTTGGAAATCAAGCAGTTGTCCTGAGCCGGCGCATCAATCGGCGCGCCGGTGGGCAACCATCAGCATGCCGGGGATTGGCGACCGGGGAAACCGGGGAAAACGGTCGGGTGGGGAAAGTCCCTAGTTTGATACATTCAGACCAACGTGACTCTCGCTTCGCATGCCGGAGCGGAATGCGGGTACGGTTCAGCCGAAAGTCAGGGAAGATGGGAACGCAAGCGCCGGTGATAAGAGCCTGGCGGGAGGTTCACGATGGGGCGGGGAAGCAGGACAGCGCGCAGGACAACAGCGCACCGAAGGGCGGAAAGATGGCGGCCGCAGGATCTTCAAGCCAGGCTTGAGACGACAGGGTCTACGACAAGGTGCCGGCCGCTACATCCTTGTCAAACGCGCTCAGGGCCCCGCCTGCCATGCGCAGAACGCACGGACGGGCCGGCCCGGCACGGATCAGGCGTACGCCAGTTCGCCGGCAGCAGGCACGACACGCGTCTGGCGTGCGCGGCCCACTCCGTCGCTTTCCTGGCTCGATCCCAGCCCGGCAAAGCGGCCATGTTCCTGCGCGGTCACCAGCACGTCCATCGGCAGGCGGGTAGCCAGCATGACGGTCATGGCGACACCGCCGGCAAGCGCGGCCAGGCCAAGGACGAAGAGCAGTGCGACTTCCATTTCAAAAACTCCAGTTGCGTTGTGGTCAGGAGTTTTCATTATATGCTGCGCCGCACTATGTGTAAATATCCTGTATGTAATATATCAGTAAAGAGTTTGCTCCAATACAACAGCGGTTGGACGGCGATCCCGCATGCGTCACACGGTGGTGGTATCGTGGCGCGCAGCGGTCGCTGTGGCCGGGGGTTCGTACTCCAGGCCGCGCAAAGCGTCCCAGATCGCGGCTGCGTTGGGCTTCAGCGACCGGCTCTTGCGCCGCACCAGCATGACTGTCGAAGTCACCTGCGGCCGCAATGGCCGCATCACGGCGGCCGGGTTCAGCCCGCCCGCCTGCGCGCGCGACGGCACGACGCCGATGCCCAGCCCCAGCGCCACCATGCCGAACACCGCGGCAAAGTGCCCGAGCAGCTGCAGCGAGCTGGTCCGCACGTGGTAGCTGCTGAGCGCCTTCTCCACCGCCGGCTGCACGCCGCACTGCTGGTCCAGCGTCAGCACGCTGGCATCGCTGAGCTCGCCCCACCCTACCGAGTCGCGCGCGGCCAGCGGATGCTGCGCGGGCAGCACCGCGTGATAGGGATCGATGCACAGCGGCTCGCAATACAGGTCATCGGCGGCAATCGGATCGGTGGCGATGCCGAAGTCGACCTCGCCGCTGCGCACGCTCTGCAGCACAGATTCCTGCGAACGGTCCTTCAGGTGGATCGCGATCGCGGGCCACGCCTGCCGGCAGCCCGCCAGCCAAGCCGGCAACGACATCGAGCTGAGCACCGGGTCCGACGCGATCTGCACCAGCCCCTGGCACGGGCGGCTCGCGCTCTGGCTGTCGCGCAGCGTCTGCTCGACCTCTTCGATCAGGTGGCAGATGCGCTGCGACAGGTGCAGGCCCGCGTCGGTCAGTTCCACCTGGCGGGTAGTGCGGTCGAACAGGCGCTGGTCGATTTCTTCTTCCAGCTCGCGCACGCTGCGGCTTACCGCGGACTGCGTCAGGCCGAGTTCGGCGGCCGCGCGCGTAAAGTTCTTGTGCCGCGCCACCGCGGCGAAGGCCTTCAATTGGGGCAGCGAGATATTCATGGCCGCCCTCCCTGACACGCCACGGCGCGGCTCGGGCGCAACCCGAGGTCGGGCGCGGCGGGATGTCGCGGTGCGGGCACCGATGCATGCGGTCCGGTCATGGCAGTCTCCTTGGATGGGGCGTGGCTGTGTGCAGCCATCGTTGCTGTGGGTATGGATTTGCTGGTGTCGCGCGGTCGTTGGCCTGATGTCATGGCAACGGCCCGCACGCAGGCAGGCCGTTCTTCCGGGGAACTTAGTCTCCTTCTCTCTGGATTCGTGGCAGATAGGCGGCATCCGCGACCTGCAGGCCTTCGGCCTGCCCGGTGATGAATCGCCTGCGCATTGGCGCCAGCAATACCTTGGCCGAGATTCCCGCTCTCGCGGCCGAACTTGTCCGACAGGAACTCGCACAGCGGCCGCGTGAAGCCGTTGCACAGGTTGTCGATCGACAAGGTCATCGTCAGCAGCGGCAACGTGAGCCCCAGCAGCGTCACCGGCATCGACGCAAACCCGTAATCCTTCGCGATCGGGCCCAGTGCTCCCCAGTGATGCCTGGCGTCCATCGGGGATACAAACAGGGTCCAGCCATACTGCAGGTTGGCCACCAGCCCCATGCATACCACGCCGATTGCGAGCGGGATCCAACGATTCTGCAGGCCCCGGCCGTTCACATTTCCGTGAGCGGGCGTGGCCGCCGCTTCATATTGCGCCATCTGTTCTTGTCTCCTGGTGCTTGCCAGCTGCGTCCCGGATGGGACACCCTCCCGGGCCTCTTCGGTGTGGGCCCTTGGTCGCGATGAGATCGGCGCCTGACATTGCGGCATGCAAATCCGGGATTGATGCTACTTGAATCTAAGATCAGGACTGCATAAAGTTTTTTATCGTTTGTATTGATGACCGTTTATATATTGCACGGAACGATTGAATGAGGAACGCCACGCTGCGGCAACTGAAGGTCTTTGAAACCGTCGCCCGCCATATGAGCTTTTCACGCGCCGCCGAGGAGCTGCACCTGACGCAGCCGGCCGTGTCAACCCAGGTCCGGCAGCTGGAGCACCATGTCGGCCTGCCGCTGTTCGAGCAACTCGGCAAGAAGATCTACCTGACGCCGGCAGGGCACGAAATGCTGCATTACAGCCGCAGCATCATCCAGCAGTTCCGCGAAGCCGAAGACGCCATGTCGCAACTCAAGGGCATTTCCGGCGGGCGCCTCAACGTGGCGGTGATCAGCGCCGGCGACTATTTCTTTCCGCGGCTGCTGGCGGAGTTCATGGAGCGCCATGAAGGCGTGACGCTGAACCTTGCCGTGCACAACCGCGAGGAATTGCTGCACCAGCTAGCCGGCAACCTGACTGACCTTGCGGTGATGGTGCGTCCACCCGAAGGCATGGACACCATCAACGAAGTCTTCGCGCCCCACCCTTACGTCATCGTCGCGGCGCCCAGCCATCCGCTGGTCGGCAAGCGCAACATCCCGCTGGCGGCATTGGCGGACGAGGCCTTCGTTTCGCGCGAAAAAGGCTCTGATACGTGGAATTCGATGCAGGAAGGCTTTGCCGGGCGGCTGTCCAACCTTCGCATTGCCATGGAGATCAAGAGTACGGAGACCATCAAGCAGGCGGTGATTGCCAACATGGGCATCGCCTTCCTGTCGGCGCATACGGTCGGGCTCGAGTTGCAGGCGGGGAAGCTGGCCGTGCTCGATATCGAGGGCTTTCCGGTGATGCTCAACTGGTACGTTGTGCATCGCAAGAACAAGCGGCTGCCGCCGGTGGCGCTTGCGTTCAAGCAGTTCCTGATGGAGGAAGGCGCCGGACTGATCCAGCGGATTACAGGCGTGGAGGGACTGATTCGACTGGAAGCCTAGGCTAGCAATCCATAAACAATGGATTATGGTTTGGCAGTGAAACTTTAATTATCGTAAATCCTTCGCCGTCCCTATGCTTGTCTCAACCCCACCGCTACGGCGTATCGAGGAGACAAGCCATGAACCAGGTCCAGACTGACAGCCGCCCCGCCGCCATCACGGTCGGCACCGACAACCGGCCCATCCCGCGCGAGACGCAGCTCGCGGCCTATAACGCCGCCTTCATCGAGCTGGGCCTGCGTTTCCGCTGGGACGCCGAGATGTATGAATGGCTGTGCGGCATCGAATGCGAAAAGGCCCGCGTCGCCCGCTACATTGAAGAGCACCACGCCCACCTGCTCGCCGCTTATGATGCGGCCTTCCTCAGCGGGCTGATCTTCGAGAAAAAGAACGAGTACCTGCGCGCGGTCGGCCATCTCAACTGAGCAGTCCGATCGGTTACAGGCGAGGCGCTTTGGCGGCCTCGCCTTTTTATTGCGGTGCGAACTGCCGACTCGACATTGGCATCGACATTGGCTTTGGCGTTCGCGGCGGCGCTCACGCAGCGGCATCTTCCACTGTCCGCCGGATCAGCCGCTTGATCCGGGGACGAGGCTTCTGCGCCGCAAGCCAAAGGTCATGGGCCATCTGCATGCCACTCCACATCTCGCGGCTTGCCCCCAGCGCGTCTTCGAGCCTGATGGCAATGTCAGGTGTAATCGAAGAGTGTCCGTTGAGGATACGCGAAAGCGTTGCCCGCGTTACGCCGATATGCGCGGCAAACGCCGTGATGGTCATGTCGTCCACGCCTTCAAGCCACTCGGCCAGGACGGTTCCGGGGTGCGGCGGGTTGTGCATGCGATTCATGATGCGGTCCTTCAGTGGTAGTCCTGGTAGTCCACGACGATGGCATCTCTTCCCTCGAACCTGAATGTCAGCCGCCAGCGGCCATTGACAACGACGGACCAATGGCCAGCCAGGTCTTCAGGCCGGATGGCCTGATCCAATGCACCGAGTTGCCTGCGCAGCCGATCCGCGTGATGCGGTTGAAGCAGCGCCTTATCGCATAGGCACCGAGCGCTCGTGACCATAGCCCGCTGGGCTACGCCCTGCAATGAGATTGCTTCGCTTGCCGCGCCGGACCAGGGTTGACCACCACATCGACACCGGTCATCACCGGCACCCGATCCGCGGCGGCCGTCATGCGCGCGCAGCCCACTTTGGTGACGGCATGAAATTCGCTTGCCATGACGGTGTCGCCGCCATACGGGCGCTTCCGCAGCGGCCAGCGCAGGCATGTGCCGCACCGCTGCCACCACATGGAACCTACTCGCCACCACTTCCGCACAGACATGCCGGCCGGTGAAGCCGCCGGCACCGGGCAGCACTTCCCGGCGGATGCGTCGACCATCCTGCGCCGCGCGGCGATTTCCGGGACCTGCGCCAGCCTGGTCTCCACCGGCATGCTCGCCCGTGGCGGCACCGTCGATTGCGGCAGTGCGTTCGCGCCGGTCAATGCGGTCAGCCACTGGATCTGGGGCGAACGCGCCATGCATGCCAACCGGCCGTCGGTCCGGCATACCATGCTGGGCTACGTCATCCATCATGCGATGTCGGTGTTCTGGGCCGTGTTCTATGAAACCGCGGTGGCACGGCATCATGCGCGCGGCGCCGCGGGCACCCTGGCGCTTGGCGGTCTTGGCGTGGCAGCCCTTGCCTGCCTGGTGGACCTGACGTGTACGCCGCACCGCCTGACGCCTGGCTTCGAGCGGCGCCTGTCGCCGCGCATGCTGACGCTGGTCTACCTGGCTTTCGGGCTGGCCCTGCCGCTGGGATCGCTGCTGGTGCGGCACACGGCGCGCAAAGGGTGAGCCCGCAGCGCGCGCAAAGCGCGCGGCGGAGACGATGCGGGGTATGCCGGGGGAAGTCAGTCGACGGAAGTCAGCGGTTTCGACAACGCGCAATGGCATTGCCGACGCCAAGGCGGTACGGAGCGAAATGCGGGAAGCGGCCGGCAAGCCGGCCGCCCGGATGCAGCGATATCAGGCCTGTTCCTTGACCTGAGTTTCCAGTTCGACCAGCCGCTTCTTCAGCGCCCGCTCTTCCTGGAAGCGCACGGTTTCATCGCGGATTATGGCGACG
This genomic window from Cupriavidus oxalaticus contains:
- a CDS encoding LysR family transcriptional regulator produces the protein MRNATLRQLKVFETVARHMSFSRAAEELHLTQPAVSTQVRQLEHHVGLPLFEQLGKKIYLTPAGHEMLHYSRSIIQQFREAEDAMSQLKGISGGRLNVAVISAGDYFFPRLLAEFMERHEGVTLNLAVHNREELLHQLAGNLTDLAVMVRPPEGMDTINEVFAPHPYVIVAAPSHPLVGKRNIPLAALADEAFVSREKGSDTWNSMQEGFAGRLSNLRIAMEIKSTETIKQAVIANMGIAFLSAHTVGLELQAGKLAVLDIEGFPVMLNWYVVHRKNKRLPPVALAFKQFLMEEGAGLIQRITGVEGLIRLEA
- a CDS encoding LysR family transcriptional regulator, producing the protein MNISLPQLKAFAAVARHKNFTRAAAELGLTQSAVSRSVRELEEEIDQRLFDRTTRQVELTDAGLHLSQRICHLIEEVEQTLRDSQSASRPCQGLVQIASDPVLSSMSLPAWLAGCRQAWPAIAIHLKDRSQESVLQSVRSGEVDFGIATDPIAADDLYCEPLCIDPYHAVLPAQHPLAARDSVGWGELSDASVLTLDQQCGVQPAVEKALSSYHVRTSSLQLLGHFAAVFGMVALGLGIGVVPSRAQAGGLNPAAVMRPLRPQVTSTVMLVRRKSRSLKPNAAAIWDALRGLEYEPPATATAARHDTTTV
- the fdhF gene encoding formate dehydrogenase subunit alpha, which gives rise to MNALTRAERALVESAEPAVTFTLNGREVTAQPGESLLRVAQREGFDVPHLCYKDGLEAAGNCRACMVEIQGERVLAPSCCRYPAEGMQVQTESERARRAQRTVLELLQSDMPEAEYTRHNELDQWATKLEVGKPRFAPRERVAADLSHPAIAVNLDACIQCTRCLRACRDEQVNDVIGLALRGDQARIVFDMDDPMGASTCVACGECVQACPTGALMPARDVALAVPDKQVESVCPYCGVGCQLTYNVKDNRILFVEGRDGPANHQRLCVKGRYGFDYVQHPQRLTVPLVRREGVPKRGDFVMDPDHVMDVFREASWEEALALAGGRLAQIRDTHGKRALAGFGSAKGSNEEAYLFQKLVRTGFGSNNVDHCTRLCHASSVAALLEGIGSGAVSNPVMDVDKAEVVIVIGANPTVNHPVAASWIKNAVKNGTRLIVADPRRSDLARFAWRFLQFKPDADVALLNAMMHVIVNEGLVDRDFIDSRTIGFDELQRNVAAYSPELMAPICGIDAETIREVARLYATSKSSMILWGMGVSQHVHGTDNARCLIALALMTGQIGRPGTGLHPLRGQNNVQGASDAGLIPMMYPDYRRVDDPVAIASFEALWGMPLDRQPGLTVVEVMQAIERGEVRGMYIMGENPAMSDPDAEHAREALASLDHLVVQDIFLTETAYLADVVLPASAFPEKTGTFTNTDRTVQLGRQALDPPGQARQDLWIIRQMAAQLGLDWHYDSVVDVFNEMRQAMPSIGGVTWERLEREHAVTYPCKEEGDPGEPVIFTDSFPTESGRGRFVPADIIPAAERPDADYPMVLITGRQLEHWHTGSMTRRAGVLDAIEPDPVALVHPLDLDAMGGKPGDVVTLSSRRGEVTLYARADAGTPRGAVFVPFCYYEAAINKLTNAALDPFGKIPEFKYCAIRMTVGGQVPVQSSYGGGQILEPASV
- a CDS encoding LysR family transcriptional regulator; translation: MNQVQTDSRPAAITVGTDNRPIPRETQLAAYNAAFIELGLRFRWDAEMYEWLCGIECEKARVARYIEEHHAHLLAAYDAAFLSGLIFEKKNEYLRAVGHLN
- a CDS encoding HigA family addiction module antitoxin; this encodes MNRMHNPPHPGTVLAEWLEGVDDMTITAFAAHIGVTRATLSRILNGHSSITPDIAIRLEDALGASREMWSGMQMAHDLWLAAQKPRPRIKRLIRRTVEDAAA
- the oxlT gene encoding oxalate/formate MFS antiporter, which encodes MELQQRESTSRFASPWVQLVFGVICMAMIANMQYGWTLFVNPIDDKYHWGRTAIQVAFTIFVVTETWLVPIEGYLVDKYGPRPVVVGGGLLCAVAWALNSVASSLPMLYVAAAIGGLGAGAVYGTCVGNALKWFPNRRGLAAGITAAGFGAGSALTVVPIANMIKTSGYEAAFLWFGLGQGLVVFILGMALFPPSAKILSEVKTTLKAAATYNASPREVLKSPIFWVMYAMFVMMAAGGLMATAQLGPIAKDFGLHEAPISILGLTLPALTFALTIDRVLNGLTRPFFGWISDHIGRERTMFFAFGVEAVGILLLSKYGHHPVAFVILTGVVFFAWGEIYSLFPATCGDTFGPKFAATNAGLLYTAKGTAALLVPFSSVITAATGSWHAVFMVASGMAALTAIMALFVLKPMREAHARKYVHANTSAPMGYRTVPEDLT
- a CDS encoding NADH-ubiquinone oxidoreductase-F iron-sulfur binding region domain-containing protein, whose translation is MNQVVIPLEATGLGRQRKRRQPKGRQVDAAALAEVRVALGDMPRRRDLLIEHLHCINDRYGQLAMPHLVALASELRLSMTEVYEVATFYHHFDVVREDADGQIAAPPALTVRVCEGIACELAGARALIDKLPALLGTDVRVIAAPCIGRCEKAPAALVGQNPVDGATADTVAAAVQAGAVRHEPEPHIGYGAYRAAGGYGLLQSLADGTLDPAAVLCTMEDSGLRGLGGAGFPTGRKWRIVQKEAAPRLMAVNIDEGEPGTFKDRVYLERDPHRFLEGMLIAATVVNVSAIYIYLRDEYAGCRALLAEALQQLRDDPPIPGLPAIELRRGAGAYICGEESAMIESIEGKRGMPRLRPPYVAQVGLFGRPTLEHNFETLYWVRDIIEKGAEWFAAQGRNGRKGLRSFSVSGRVKKPGVHLAPAGISVRELIDEYCGGMLDGHAFYAYLPGGASGGILPASLGNIPLDFDTLQPYGCFIGSAAVVILSDHDSATQAARNLMHFFKHESCGQCTPCRTGTAKALDLIHQPKWDLAALDDLSAVMRDASICGLGQAAPNPVDCVIKYFPHELA